From the Glutamicibacter halophytocola genome, the window ATTTAGCAGGAAGAATCAGTCGACCCTTCTCGTCAAGTTTCGGCGTGTACGTTCCCAGGAACATGCACACCGCCTTTCCGCGAAGTGGCCGGAACCCCCACTCTTCTCTACTTGCCTCCACTTTACTCCACAACCCCCCACTGTCAATGCGATTTTGCTGGTTTCGCGAGAGTCTGGAGTTAAAAATTGGCTAAATTTAGCGGTTTCTTGCGCCAACTCCCGGTGGAGCGAAAATGGAGATCACACTCGGATACGAGCTTCGCTTCATGGATTTTTCCTGCGGAACCTGCGGAATCTAGGCAAATCTACGGCCCGTGGTGGGAAGTGGAGGACCTTGGGGAGGAAAGTGGGGCACGGTTCGCAACGCCGCTGAAAACTGAATCTTGGAATCTCCAGAGAATCCGAATTCCCGGATTGAGGCGTGTCGCGAACCGTGACCGCCCCCGGCGAGACTCGCTGCCCCAGGGGCACTGCGAAGCCATCCCGCGCCTGCTTCAATGCCGTCGGCTGTCAGAAGCGGGTTAGGTGGCCAATGCGACTGGAGATTCTAATCAAAGACAGGCTTTAAAGCAAAAAAGAGGTGTAACCCTTGGGCTACACCTCAATGTCTAAATGTACGCGTATCAGCTGTCGGACTGATCCCGTTTGCGCTGATTCCATCGTTCTTCAAGGCTAGACATGAACTGTGAATTGCTCTTCGCAGCAGACTTCGCGCCATTACCGGCTGCGCGACCGACTTTTCCTGTGGCTGATTTGGTCAGCGCCAACAGCACGCCGCCAAACATGACAGCGAAACCAGCAACCCCGAGGATGATGATGTGCTGCGAGATACCAAAAATCAGACCGGCCAGGCCAATGATGACCAGAAGAATGCCCAGCGCAATGTTTCGCGTAGAAAGGCGCCCTACGTTTGCAGGCCCCTTCATACTAGAGGCGAAGCGACGGTCTTCATGCAACTGCTTTTCA encodes:
- a CDS encoding DUF3040 domain-containing protein, with the protein product MPLSEHEQRLLEQLEKQLHEDRRFASSMKGPANVGRLSTRNIALGILLVIIGLAGLIFGISQHIIILGVAGFAVMFGGVLLALTKSATGKVGRAAGNGAKSAAKSNSQFMSSLEERWNQRKRDQSDS